A part of Pararoseomonas sp. SCSIO 73927 genomic DNA contains:
- a CDS encoding alpha/beta hydrolase domain-containing protein: MRLRRLHLAHALAMGAAALPCGTARAEVTRFELLSRESPALGGRSFGGRGQAEKITARATIALDPTDPRNAVIADLDRAPRNAEGRVEATTDVVILRPARPNGTLVFDVLNRGRKLITGRTLDTDTAASSRLDRAEDGGNGFLLDQGFTLVWAAWQADAPDEPGAMRIAVPVVPDLTGPSREEWSFNDAEGPRRVTLSYPAADRGSARLTVRARTDEARATPPGLGLRFLDDSTVEIARPAGMPAGAIYELTYTARDPRVMGMGLAAIRDVTSFLRREGGPANPLAAGGRSGIDRAIGFGVSQSGRVLRDALYFGMNEDEAGRIVFEGMMPIIPGARRSFTNARFAQPGRNPGPQHDRLFPVLQFPFTYEVLDDPVSGRRDGLLLRCRLSNTCPVVMQMDSEFEFWGSQASLLVTDPVGRHIDLPANVRAYMVAGAPHGNAADAVMRDMPACALPLNPVYQGPALRALLMAMERWVRDGVEPPSSRYPMLAHGTLARAESVYPAIPGLPYRGQYVRAEAIGQAAPLPLVRGSYPLFLPRAGLDGNAIAGIRLPIIAAPRATYVGWNPQRNTEGPQDLCTQVGGVLPFAATGAERQAGRDPRPSIEELYPDPAAYEAAVRAAAARLVAERLLLPMDAEAAGAAARGGRLAGLSP, encoded by the coding sequence ATGCGGTTGCGGAGGCTGCACCTGGCGCACGCCCTGGCCATGGGCGCCGCGGCCCTGCCCTGCGGAACGGCGCGGGCCGAGGTGACGCGCTTCGAACTCCTCTCGCGCGAGAGCCCGGCCCTCGGCGGCCGCAGCTTCGGCGGGCGTGGCCAGGCCGAGAAGATCACTGCGCGCGCCACGATCGCGCTGGACCCCACCGATCCCCGCAACGCCGTCATCGCGGATCTCGACCGCGCGCCGCGGAACGCGGAGGGCCGGGTCGAGGCGACGACGGACGTGGTCATCCTTCGCCCCGCGCGCCCGAACGGGACGCTCGTGTTCGACGTGCTGAACCGCGGCCGCAAGCTGATCACCGGCCGGACGCTGGACACGGATACGGCGGCCTCCAGCCGGCTGGACCGGGCGGAGGATGGCGGCAACGGCTTCCTCCTGGACCAGGGCTTCACCCTGGTCTGGGCCGCCTGGCAGGCCGATGCGCCGGATGAGCCGGGCGCGATGCGCATCGCCGTTCCCGTCGTGCCCGACCTCACCGGCCCCTCGCGCGAGGAGTGGAGCTTCAACGACGCGGAGGGCCCGAGGCGCGTGACGCTGAGCTACCCCGCGGCGGACCGCGGATCGGCGCGGCTGACCGTGCGCGCGCGGACGGACGAGGCGCGGGCCACGCCGCCCGGCCTCGGCCTGCGCTTCCTCGACGACAGCACGGTGGAGATCGCCCGCCCCGCCGGAATGCCGGCCGGGGCGATCTACGAGCTGACCTACACCGCCCGCGACCCCCGGGTGATGGGGATGGGCCTCGCGGCCATCCGCGACGTGACGAGCTTCCTGCGGCGCGAGGGCGGCCCGGCCAACCCGCTGGCCGCCGGGGGACGGTCCGGGATCGACCGCGCCATCGGCTTCGGCGTCTCCCAGTCCGGGCGCGTGCTGCGCGATGCCCTCTACTTCGGCATGAACGAGGACGAGGCGGGGCGGATCGTCTTCGAGGGGATGATGCCGATCATCCCTGGCGCGCGCCGCAGCTTCACCAATGCCCGCTTCGCCCAGCCCGGCCGCAATCCCGGCCCGCAACACGACCGGCTCTTTCCCGTGCTGCAGTTCCCCTTCACCTACGAGGTGCTGGACGACCCCGTGAGCGGCCGGCGCGACGGGCTGCTGCTGCGCTGCCGCCTGTCGAACACCTGCCCGGTGGTCATGCAGATGGACTCCGAATTCGAGTTCTGGGGCTCCCAGGCCAGCCTTCTCGTGACCGATCCGGTCGGCCGCCACATCGACCTGCCCGCGAACGTGCGCGCCTACATGGTCGCCGGTGCCCCGCACGGGAACGCGGCCGACGCGGTGATGCGGGACATGCCGGCCTGCGCCCTGCCGCTGAACCCGGTTTATCAGGGCCCGGCGCTGCGGGCGCTGCTGATGGCGATGGAGCGCTGGGTGCGCGATGGCGTCGAGCCGCCCTCCAGCCGCTACCCCATGCTCGCCCACGGGACCCTGGCGCGGGCGGAATCCGTCTATCCCGCCATCCCCGGCCTGCCCTATCGCGGACAGTACGTCCGGGCCGAGGCGATCGGGCAGGCGGCGCCCCTGCCCCTGGTGCGCGGGAGCTACCCACTCTTCCTCCCGCGCGCCGGGCTGGACGGCAACGCGATCGCCGGGATCCGCCTCCCGATCATCGCGGCGCCGCGCGCCACCTATGTCGGCTGGAACCCCCAGAGGAACACGGAGGGCCCGCAGGACCTCTGCACCCAGGTCGGCGGCGTGCTGCCCTTCGCCGCGACCGGGGCGGAACGGCAGGCCGGGCGCGACCCGCGCCCCTCCATCGAGGAGCTCTACCCCGACCCCGCCGCCTACGAGGCGGCCGTCCGCGCCGCGGCCGCCCGGCTGGTGGCGGAGCGGCTGCTGCTGCCGATGGACGCCGAGGCGGCCGGGGCCGCGGCGAGAGGCGGGAGGCTCGCGGGCCTCTCACCCTGA
- a CDS encoding IclR family transcriptional regulator: protein MGDPPPTKADPPGRRDVGAVVHAVAILRYLSGASAPLGVAAIARGAGVSVSTCFNILRTLVRARFVSFDETGKTYALGLAVAEIAAGFFGMSHAELIRPEMRQLASKYGMMVVLWRVTEDGHIVLMDRAFSPTVVRVEMPVGIRLPMLVGAVGRCVAASMALPRAELRRRFDALRWQVPPSFEAYWADVQRARETGWSMDLGHMYRGMVTVASIVTDETGAPRFGISGIALAAQHDEAVFPSLGEDLRELAGLAGRALFPKGVPGPERHS, encoded by the coding sequence ATGGGCGATCCTCCTCCTACGAAGGCCGATCCGCCCGGGCGCCGCGATGTCGGCGCGGTCGTCCACGCCGTCGCCATCCTCCGCTACCTGTCCGGGGCCTCGGCGCCGCTCGGCGTGGCCGCCATCGCGCGCGGCGCGGGGGTCAGCGTCAGCACCTGCTTCAACATCCTGCGCACCCTCGTCCGCGCGCGCTTCGTGTCCTTCGACGAGACGGGCAAGACCTACGCGCTGGGCCTTGCGGTGGCCGAGATCGCGGCCGGCTTCTTCGGGATGAGCCACGCGGAGCTGATCCGCCCGGAGATGCGTCAGCTCGCCTCGAAGTACGGCATGATGGTCGTGCTGTGGCGGGTGACAGAGGACGGGCACATCGTGCTGATGGACCGGGCCTTCAGCCCCACGGTGGTGCGGGTGGAGATGCCGGTGGGCATCCGGCTGCCGATGCTCGTGGGCGCCGTCGGGCGCTGCGTGGCGGCCAGCATGGCCCTGCCCCGGGCCGAGCTCCGCCGGCGCTTCGACGCCCTCCGCTGGCAGGTGCCGCCGAGCTTCGAGGCGTACTGGGCCGACGTGCAGCGGGCCCGCGAGACGGGCTGGAGCATGGACCTCGGGCACATGTACCGCGGGATGGTCACCGTCGCCTCCATCGTGACGGATGAGACGGGCGCGCCTCGCTTCGGAATCAGCGGGATCGCCCTGGCGGCGCAGCACGACGAGGCGGTCTTCCCCAGCCTCGGGGAGGACCTGCGCGAGCTGGCGGGGCTGGCCGGCCGGGCGCTCTTCCCGAAAGGCGTTCCCGGGCCTGAACGGCATTCCTGA
- a CDS encoding tripartite tricarboxylate transporter substrate binding protein, which produces MTTLSRREALGLAGAALASPALAQAPLGQAAEWRPSRPMRYIVPFAPAGTADILSRMMAEAISARLGQPVIVENRAGAGGGIGTEVLAKADPDGHTIGLVTVGTGAINYAMYRNLGYRPSDIAAVSNICTVPNVIMVANRVPVRTLGELVELVRRTPGGFNFGSSGVGTSLHLTGEMLKNGSGLDMTHVPFRGAAQMLLEAAAGRVEMLVDNLPSGLPQIKDGRVRALAVTDTRRSASLPDVPTTAEAGFPDVQAVAWFGTVAPARTPRAAIKVISAALQEAARQPAFLAKLTEQGAEPVGSSPAQFEAFIRDEIAKWGDVVRRAEVQIE; this is translated from the coding sequence ATGACAACACTCTCCCGGCGAGAGGCGCTCGGCCTGGCAGGCGCCGCGCTGGCCTCACCGGCTCTGGCGCAGGCTCCCCTCGGGCAGGCCGCGGAGTGGCGGCCCAGCCGCCCGATGCGCTACATCGTGCCCTTCGCGCCGGCCGGGACGGCCGACATTCTCTCCCGCATGATGGCGGAAGCGATCTCCGCCCGCCTCGGCCAGCCCGTGATCGTGGAGAACCGTGCGGGCGCGGGCGGCGGGATCGGCACGGAGGTCCTCGCCAAGGCGGATCCGGACGGCCACACGATCGGGCTGGTCACCGTTGGTACCGGCGCGATCAACTACGCCATGTACCGCAACCTGGGCTACCGCCCGTCCGACATCGCGGCGGTGTCGAACATCTGCACGGTGCCGAACGTCATCATGGTCGCGAACCGCGTTCCGGTGCGAACCCTGGGCGAGTTGGTGGAGCTGGTGCGCAGGACGCCGGGGGGCTTCAACTTCGGCTCGTCCGGAGTCGGCACCAGCCTTCACCTGACGGGCGAGATGCTGAAAAACGGGAGCGGGCTGGATATGACGCACGTCCCCTTCCGCGGCGCGGCGCAGATGCTGCTGGAGGCGGCCGCCGGGCGTGTGGAGATGCTGGTGGACAATCTTCCCTCCGGCCTGCCGCAGATCAAGGACGGACGGGTGCGCGCGCTGGCCGTGACGGACACGCGCCGCAGCGCTTCCCTGCCGGATGTGCCGACGACGGCCGAGGCGGGCTTCCCCGACGTGCAGGCCGTCGCTTGGTTCGGCACCGTGGCGCCCGCCCGCACGCCGCGCGCGGCGATCAAGGTTATCTCCGCCGCCCTTCAGGAAGCGGCACGCCAGCCCGCGTTCCTGGCGAAGCTGACGGAGCAGGGAGCCGAGCCCGTTGGCAGCTCACCCGCGCAGTTCGAGGCGTTCATCAGGGACGAGATCGCCAAGTGGGGCGACGTGGTGCGCAGGGCAGAGGTGCAGATTGAGTAG
- a CDS encoding Ldh family oxidoreductase, which translates to MSAAEGQAAAARHDAGALRGFAADLFTAAGLDAPKAAAVADILVEADMLGHDTHGLELAARYLGDIEAGGMNPSGDPEVLSDRGACLAWNGRRLPGPWLMLRAMEIAFERVGQYGTVSIAIGNGHHIGCLAAYLRRAAERGLVLSIHSSAPGVATVAPFGGLRAALSPAPFSIGFPTGGDPVMIDVSASITTNNMALRLSREGRRYERPWLMTAEGKASDDPAVLQGGGTVLPAGGQDHGQKGYGWALAAEALSQGLSGQGRADGPKGMVNAVFLQVFDPSAFAGLDAFTRQTGAIAEGCRASPPRPGSAPVRLPGEAGLRRYRKAEESGVALREGILDALRPWAGKLGVAMP; encoded by the coding sequence GTGAGCGCGGCGGAGGGCCAGGCGGCCGCCGCCCGACACGACGCCGGCGCGCTGCGCGGCTTCGCCGCGGATCTGTTCACCGCCGCCGGACTGGACGCGCCGAAGGCTGCGGCGGTCGCCGATATCCTGGTGGAGGCCGACATGCTCGGCCACGACACGCACGGGCTGGAGCTGGCCGCCCGCTACCTCGGTGACATCGAGGCCGGGGGGATGAATCCCTCAGGCGATCCGGAGGTGCTGTCCGACCGCGGGGCCTGCCTGGCCTGGAACGGCCGGCGCCTGCCCGGCCCGTGGCTGATGCTGCGCGCGATGGAAATCGCCTTCGAGCGGGTGGGGCAGTACGGCACCGTCAGCATCGCCATCGGCAACGGCCACCATATCGGCTGCCTCGCCGCCTATCTGCGCCGCGCGGCGGAGCGCGGGCTGGTGCTGTCCATCCACTCCTCGGCACCGGGCGTCGCGACGGTGGCGCCCTTCGGCGGGCTTCGCGCCGCACTCTCGCCAGCGCCCTTTTCCATCGGCTTTCCCACGGGCGGCGATCCCGTGATGATCGACGTCAGCGCTTCCATCACCACGAACAACATGGCGCTTCGCCTCTCCCGCGAGGGGCGGCGGTACGAGCGGCCCTGGCTGATGACCGCCGAGGGCAAGGCCAGCGACGACCCCGCGGTGCTTCAGGGCGGCGGCACGGTGCTGCCGGCGGGCGGCCAGGACCACGGCCAGAAGGGCTATGGCTGGGCGCTGGCGGCGGAGGCACTGAGCCAGGGCCTCTCCGGGCAGGGGCGGGCGGACGGGCCGAAGGGCATGGTGAACGCGGTCTTCCTGCAGGTGTTCGATCCGTCCGCCTTTGCGGGGCTGGATGCCTTCACCCGGCAGACCGGCGCGATCGCGGAGGGCTGCCGCGCCAGCCCGCCGCGTCCCGGTTCCGCACCCGTTCGGCTGCCCGGCGAGGCCGGCCTGCGACGCTACCGGAAGGCGGAGGAGAGCGGGGTCGCGCTGCGCGAGGGCATCCTCGACGCGCTGCGCCCCTGGGCCGGCAAGCTCGGGGTGGCCATGCCCTGA
- a CDS encoding altronate dehydratase family protein, whose product MDGDILRPNYNPFIRLDPRDNVVVARLPVAAGTAVPAEGVVTLQDVPAGHKIAARFIAKGEAVRKYDTVIGFASENLAPGTWMHSHNILFDDVEKDYAYSRDYRPTEFVPEARRATFQGIRRADGRVGTRNYVGVFALGAAGATAARRIAAHFTPDRLEDFPMVDGVAPFAHEGGDGMERGGEPMALLRRTIGGTLRNPNTAAALVIASAAEANDLDGFLAAQGLERGPALRTLVIGEGGGLRRTVEAGIALVREMLPAADAVTREPVSAEHLTIGMQCGGSDGFSGLSANPALGAAMDILIRNGGTAILSETTEIFGVEHTLTARAVTPEVGRKLVERMDWWLRHSEGRDSQINGKVAPGNNAGGLANILEKSLGGSKKGGSTGLMAVYEYAEPVTARGFVFMDTPGYDPVAATGQIAGGANMVIFTTGRGSCFGSLPAPTMKLASNTPMYERMVADMDVNCGTIIDGEETLEQAGRRIFERLLRHASGERTKSELAGVGTNEFVPWPIGVTA is encoded by the coding sequence ATGGACGGCGACATCCTCCGCCCCAACTACAACCCCTTCATCCGGCTGGACCCCCGGGACAACGTGGTGGTCGCGCGCCTTCCCGTTGCCGCCGGCACGGCCGTGCCCGCGGAGGGCGTGGTCACGCTGCAGGACGTGCCCGCGGGCCACAAGATCGCCGCGCGCTTCATCGCCAAGGGCGAGGCGGTGCGGAAGTACGACACGGTGATCGGCTTCGCCTCCGAGAACCTGGCGCCCGGCACCTGGATGCACAGCCACAACATCCTCTTCGACGATGTCGAGAAGGACTACGCCTACTCCCGCGACTACCGCCCGACGGAGTTCGTGCCGGAGGCACGGCGCGCCACTTTCCAGGGCATCCGCCGCGCCGATGGCCGCGTGGGCACGCGCAACTACGTCGGCGTCTTCGCCCTCGGCGCCGCGGGCGCCACGGCGGCGCGCCGGATCGCCGCCCACTTCACGCCGGACCGCCTGGAAGACTTCCCGATGGTGGACGGGGTGGCCCCCTTCGCCCACGAGGGCGGGGACGGAATGGAGCGCGGCGGCGAGCCCATGGCGCTGCTGCGGCGGACCATCGGCGGCACGCTGCGGAACCCGAACACCGCCGCCGCCCTCGTCATCGCCTCGGCCGCCGAGGCGAACGACCTAGACGGCTTCCTGGCGGCGCAGGGGCTGGAGCGCGGGCCGGCGCTGCGGACGCTGGTGATCGGCGAGGGCGGCGGGCTGCGCCGCACGGTGGAGGCCGGCATCGCGCTGGTCCGGGAGATGCTGCCGGCCGCGGACGCCGTGACGCGGGAGCCGGTCTCGGCCGAGCACCTGACGATCGGCATGCAGTGCGGCGGGTCCGACGGCTTCTCCGGCCTCTCGGCCAACCCCGCCCTCGGCGCCGCCATGGACATCCTGATCCGGAACGGCGGCACCGCCATCCTCTCCGAGACGACGGAGATCTTCGGGGTGGAGCACACGCTGACGGCACGCGCCGTGACGCCGGAGGTCGGGCGGAAGCTGGTGGAGCGCATGGACTGGTGGCTGCGCCACAGCGAGGGCCGGGACAGCCAGATCAACGGTAAGGTGGCGCCCGGCAACAATGCGGGGGGACTGGCCAACATCCTGGAGAAGTCGCTCGGCGGTTCCAAGAAGGGCGGCAGCACCGGGCTGATGGCGGTGTACGAGTACGCGGAGCCGGTAACGGCGCGCGGCTTCGTCTTCATGGACACGCCGGGCTACGATCCCGTGGCGGCCACCGGGCAGATCGCCGGCGGGGCGAACATGGTGATCTTCACCACCGGCCGCGGCTCCTGCTTCGGCTCCCTGCCGGCGCCGACGATGAAGCTCGCTTCCAACACGCCGATGTACGAGCGCATGGTGGCGGACATGGACGTGAACTGCGGCACCATCATCGACGGGGAGGAGACGCTGGAGCAGGCAGGGCGGCGCATCTTCGAGCGGCTGCTGCGCCACGCCTCCGGCGAGAGGACGAAGAGCGAGCTGGCGGGCGTCGGCACCAACGAGTTCGTGCCCTGGCCGATCGGCGTGACGGCGTGA
- a CDS encoding altronate dehydratase family protein, which translates to MSMGHDAPPSRPAATIRADERDNTATVLRPLAAGAVLGTGLAALEEVPPGHKLALRDIRRGEPVLKAGLPIGLAAVDIPAGAHLRGELLAPAVPAPLPAAGPVRAVAPATFQGFVRPDGRVGTRNFLGVVIASNCGATAARQAADWFDEERLAAFPNVDGVVPLVHALGCGMEMTGEPMDLLRRTLSGVIRNPNMAGAVIVALGCERNNLKVFLEKEGLEVGDRLQTVTLQEVGGTRAAVEAAKAGIQAMLPVADAARRTTVPASRLVLGLQTGAADGLCGLSANPALGVAVDMLVAQGGTAILSETPDLLLSGGAFADRAASPEIAAALRERLDWWQEYGNGRETRLDGRLDRGGERGGFASGLERALDGLGKAGSTPIAAVHRYAERVSGPGLVFMDSPDHDPVSVTGQAASGATLIAMTTGLGTDFGSLPAPTVKIASNTETYRRMADAIDLDAGPVLEGAETVEEAGARIFAAILRHASGERTKGEIEGMGESGFAPWPIGVCS; encoded by the coding sequence ATGTCCATGGGCCATGACGCCCCGCCATCGCGGCCGGCCGCCACCATCCGGGCGGATGAGCGCGACAACACCGCCACCGTCCTTCGCCCCCTTGCCGCGGGTGCCGTGCTCGGCACGGGCCTCGCCGCGCTGGAGGAGGTGCCGCCCGGGCACAAGCTGGCCCTGCGCGACATCCGGCGCGGCGAGCCGGTGCTGAAGGCCGGCCTCCCGATCGGCCTGGCCGCCGTGGACATCCCGGCCGGGGCGCATCTGCGCGGCGAGCTCCTGGCGCCAGCGGTGCCCGCGCCCCTGCCCGCCGCCGGCCCGGTCCGCGCGGTGGCGCCCGCCACCTTCCAGGGCTTCGTGCGGCCGGATGGGCGCGTGGGCACCCGCAACTTCCTCGGCGTGGTCATCGCCAGCAACTGCGGCGCCACGGCCGCGCGGCAGGCGGCCGACTGGTTCGACGAGGAGCGCCTGGCCGCTTTCCCGAACGTGGACGGGGTGGTCCCCCTGGTTCACGCCCTGGGCTGCGGCATGGAGATGACGGGGGAGCCGATGGACCTGCTCCGCCGCACCCTCTCGGGCGTGATCCGCAACCCCAACATGGCCGGCGCCGTGATCGTCGCCCTGGGCTGCGAGCGCAACAACCTGAAGGTCTTCCTGGAGAAGGAGGGGCTGGAGGTCGGCGACCGGCTGCAGACGGTGACGCTGCAGGAGGTGGGCGGCACCCGGGCCGCGGTGGAGGCGGCGAAGGCGGGCATCCAGGCCATGCTGCCCGTGGCGGACGCGGCGCGCCGCACGACGGTCCCGGCCTCGCGCCTCGTGCTGGGCCTGCAGACGGGCGCGGCGGACGGGCTCTGCGGCCTCTCGGCCAATCCCGCGCTCGGCGTGGCGGTGGACATGCTCGTGGCCCAGGGCGGGACGGCGATCCTGTCGGAGACGCCGGACCTCCTCCTCTCCGGCGGCGCCTTCGCGGACCGCGCGGCGAGCCCCGAGATCGCGGCCGCCCTGCGGGAGCGGCTGGACTGGTGGCAGGAGTACGGCAACGGGCGCGAGACCCGGCTCGACGGCCGACTGGACCGGGGCGGCGAGCGCGGCGGCTTCGCCAGCGGGCTGGAGCGGGCGCTGGACGGGCTGGGCAAGGCGGGGAGCACCCCGATCGCGGCGGTGCACCGCTACGCGGAGCGGGTGAGCGGCCCCGGCCTCGTCTTCATGGACAGCCCGGACCACGATCCCGTCTCCGTCACCGGGCAGGCGGCGTCCGGCGCGACGCTGATCGCGATGACCACGGGGCTGGGCACCGACTTCGGCTCCCTCCCGGCGCCGACGGTGAAGATCGCCTCCAACACCGAGACCTACCGGCGCATGGCGGACGCCATCGACCTCGATGCCGGCCCGGTGCTGGAGGGCGCGGAGACGGTGGAGGAGGCGGGCGCGCGGATCTTCGCGGCGATCCTGCGCCACGCCTCCGGCGAGAGGACCAAGGGCGAGATTGAGGGCATGGGGGAGAGCGGCTTCGCCCCCTGGCCCATCGGCGTCTGCTCCTGA
- a CDS encoding LysR family transcriptional regulator has translation MELGHLRSFVCVAEELHFGRAARRLGMSQPPLSRQIQLLEARLGAVLLDRSRHGVALTAAGRAFLPEARAVLAASERAVQTARRAMEHRGGGAVKLGFFSASTYAFLPRLVARARTELPGTEILLREMSGAAQLEALRVGRLDIGLVRPSQDMLTLSSRLVSTEELVLALPLDHPLGPRRRLSLRDLQDQDFIGYSEEGPYMRGLVARALSGAGVTPRVVQSVAQAQTILSLVSAGVGVALLPSDARNIGFPNVAIRPLAMPPGLTVELYAVWKAETGNPALEALHGLMQRL, from the coding sequence ATGGAACTCGGCCATCTCCGCTCCTTCGTCTGCGTGGCGGAGGAGCTGCATTTCGGCCGCGCGGCCCGGCGGCTGGGCATGTCGCAGCCGCCGCTGAGCCGCCAGATCCAGCTGCTGGAGGCGAGGCTGGGGGCCGTACTGCTGGACCGGTCGCGCCACGGCGTGGCGCTGACGGCGGCGGGCCGGGCCTTCCTGCCGGAGGCGCGCGCGGTGCTGGCGGCGAGCGAGAGGGCGGTCCAGACCGCGCGGCGCGCCATGGAGCACCGCGGCGGGGGCGCGGTGAAGCTGGGCTTCTTCAGCGCCAGCACCTACGCCTTCCTTCCGCGGCTGGTCGCCCGCGCCCGGACGGAACTGCCGGGCACGGAGATCCTGCTGCGGGAGATGAGCGGCGCGGCCCAGCTCGAAGCCCTCCGGGTGGGGCGGCTGGATATCGGCCTCGTCCGCCCCTCCCAGGACATGCTGACCCTTTCCTCGCGGCTCGTCTCGACGGAGGAGCTGGTCCTGGCGCTTCCGCTGGACCACCCGCTCGGCCCGCGCCGCCGCCTCAGCCTGCGCGACCTTCAGGATCAGGACTTCATCGGCTACTCGGAGGAGGGGCCGTACATGCGCGGCCTCGTCGCGCGGGCGCTGAGCGGGGCGGGGGTGACGCCGCGGGTCGTCCAGTCCGTTGCCCAGGCGCAGACCATCCTCTCCCTCGTCAGCGCCGGTGTGGGGGTCGCGCTGCTCCCCTCGGACGCGCGGAACATCGGCTTCCCGAACGTGGCGATCCGACCCCTGGCGATGCCGCCCGGCCTGACGGTGGAGCTTTACGCCGTCTGGAAGGCGGAAACCGGAAACCCGGCGCTGGAGGCGCTGCACGGCCTGATGCAGCGCCTCTAG